One Microbacterium sp. No. 7 genomic window carries:
- a CDS encoding DUF488 domain-containing protein, translating to MELRMKRAYEPADADDGFRVLVDRLWPRGVSKERAAIDLWAKEVAPTPELRTAFHHGGLDWSAFADAYRAELAANPAVPALRETLAAHDRVTLVYAAHDEEHNHALLLRTFLEPGALASG from the coding sequence ATGGAACTGCGGATGAAGCGGGCGTACGAGCCGGCCGACGCCGACGACGGCTTCCGCGTGCTGGTGGACCGGCTCTGGCCGCGCGGGGTGTCGAAGGAGCGCGCGGCGATCGACCTGTGGGCGAAGGAGGTCGCCCCGACGCCCGAGCTGCGCACGGCGTTCCACCACGGCGGGCTCGACTGGAGTGCCTTCGCCGACGCGTATCGCGCCGAGCTGGCCGCGAACCCCGCGGTCCCCGCGCTGCGCGAGACGCTCGCGGCGCACGACCGCGTCACGCTCGTCTACGCCGCGCACGACGAGGAGCACAACCACGCGCTGCTGCTGCGCACCTTTCTGGAGCCCGGTGCCCTGGCATCCGGCTGA
- a CDS encoding DUF1801 domain-containing protein codes for MAVFQPTDASVDEFVAQQSPRRQEEARVLIDVMRRISGEEPVLWGPSIIGFGSMHYRYASGREGDMPLLAFSPRRARLTLYFDGFDRYAAQLARLGPHSTSVSCLYATSLAALDLEALTEMLGICHAEAMAASRQEGGAWRTR; via the coding sequence ATGGCCGTCTTCCAGCCCACCGACGCGAGCGTGGACGAGTTCGTCGCGCAGCAGAGCCCCCGCCGCCAGGAGGAGGCGCGCGTGCTCATCGACGTGATGCGGCGCATCTCGGGCGAGGAGCCGGTGCTGTGGGGCCCGAGCATCATCGGGTTCGGCTCGATGCACTACCGCTACGCGAGCGGCCGCGAGGGCGACATGCCGCTGCTCGCGTTCAGCCCCCGCAGGGCGAGGCTCACGCTCTATTTCGACGGCTTCGACCGCTACGCCGCGCAGCTCGCCCGGCTCGGCCCGCACTCCACGAGCGTGTCGTGCCTCTACGCGACCTCGCTCGCGGCCCTCGACCTCGAGGCCCTCACCGAGATGCTGGGGATCTGCCACGCCGAGGCGATGGCGGCATCCCGGCAGGAGGGCGGGGCATGGCGCACCCGGTGA
- a CDS encoding MmcQ/YjbR family DNA-binding protein, whose translation MAHPVMFDDDDPVLARVRELALAFPEADEKVSHGRPAFFTQKVFCYYGGSQRVDGVWIAHDRAIMVRPDPDDEPALRQQPRFWVPAYLGPAGWLGLDLDAGTDWSEIAELIDASYRLTAPARLVRLLA comes from the coding sequence ATGGCGCACCCGGTGATGTTCGACGACGACGATCCCGTGCTCGCGCGGGTGCGGGAACTGGCGCTCGCGTTCCCCGAGGCGGACGAGAAGGTCAGCCACGGGCGGCCCGCGTTCTTCACGCAGAAGGTGTTCTGCTACTACGGCGGCTCGCAGCGCGTCGACGGGGTGTGGATCGCGCACGACCGGGCGATCATGGTGCGGCCCGACCCCGACGACGAACCCGCGCTGCGTCAGCAGCCGCGCTTCTGGGTGCCCGCCTACCTCGGCCCCGCGGGCTGGCTCGGGCTCGACCTCGACGCCGGCACCGACTGGTCGGAGATCGCCGAGCTCATCGACGCCTCGTACCGGCTGACGGCGCCGGCGCGGCTCGTGCGCCTGCTCGCGTGA
- a CDS encoding enoyl-CoA hydratase-related protein, whose translation MTEYETILAETRGRVGWITLNRPEALNALSSQVMSDVVAAATAFDGDAEIGAIVVTGSERAFAAGADIKEMEAKTGLDMLMDDHFGSWAEFAAIRTPVIAAVSGYALGGGCELAMMCDIILAADTASFGQPEINLGVIPGIGGTQRLVRAVGYYKAADLILSGRTIGAQEAERMGLVSRIVPAVDLLEEAGKVAETIASKSRPSLFAAKAALDAALETSLAEGLRFERQVFAGLFDTADQKEGMAAFREKRRPGFTGR comes from the coding sequence ATGACCGAGTACGAGACGATCTTGGCAGAGACGCGCGGCCGTGTCGGCTGGATCACCCTGAACCGCCCGGAGGCGCTGAACGCACTGAGCTCGCAGGTGATGTCGGATGTTGTCGCCGCCGCGACGGCATTCGACGGAGATGCGGAGATCGGCGCGATCGTGGTCACCGGCTCGGAGCGCGCGTTCGCCGCGGGCGCCGACATCAAAGAGATGGAGGCCAAGACCGGGCTGGACATGCTGATGGACGACCATTTCGGCTCTTGGGCAGAGTTCGCTGCGATACGCACGCCGGTGATCGCAGCCGTGTCCGGCTATGCGCTGGGCGGAGGATGCGAGCTTGCGATGATGTGCGACATCATCCTCGCCGCAGATACGGCGAGCTTCGGGCAGCCCGAGATCAACCTGGGCGTGATCCCGGGCATCGGTGGCACACAGCGGCTGGTTCGTGCCGTGGGCTACTACAAGGCTGCCGATCTCATCCTGAGCGGACGCACGATCGGAGCCCAGGAGGCGGAGCGGATGGGGCTCGTGTCGCGCATTGTGCCTGCGGTGGATCTGCTGGAGGAGGCGGGCAAGGTCGCCGAGACGATTGCGTCGAAGTCGCGGCCGAGTCTGTTCGCAGCGAAGGCGGCGCTCGACGCGGCCCTGGAGACCTCCCTCGCGGAGGGCCTGCGGTTCGAACGGCAGGTGTTTGCGGGCCTGTTCGACACTGCAGATCAGAAAGAGGGCATGGCTGCGTTTCGCGAGAAGCGGAGACCCGGCTTCACCGGTCGGTGA
- the mmsB gene encoding 3-hydroxyisobutyrate dehydrogenase produces the protein MSTIAFIGLGHMGGPMAANLVKAGHRVAGFDLAPAALTAASAAGVELAASAAGAAATADVVITMLPAGRHVLAAYGTADEPGLLAAARPGTLFIDSSTIAVDEARAAAAAAVAAGHRALDAPVSGGVVGAENGTLAFMVGGEDTDFAEALPLLEGMGRRIVHCGGTGLGQAAKVCNNMILGISQIAVSEAFVIGERLGLSHQVLFDVASNASGQCWALTTNCPVPGPVPTSPANNDYRPGFAGVLMAKDLSLAEQAIRLTGVNAQLGLQSSRIFAEFADGPGADQDFSGIINSIRAASEERGRG, from the coding sequence ATGAGCACCATCGCGTTCATCGGACTGGGCCACATGGGCGGCCCCATGGCCGCCAATCTCGTCAAGGCCGGTCACCGCGTCGCGGGATTCGACCTCGCGCCCGCCGCGCTCACCGCGGCATCGGCCGCCGGGGTGGAGCTGGCCGCCTCGGCCGCGGGGGCGGCGGCAACGGCCGACGTCGTCATCACGATGCTTCCGGCGGGCCGCCACGTGCTGGCCGCCTACGGCACCGCCGACGAGCCGGGACTGCTGGCCGCGGCCCGGCCGGGCACGCTGTTCATCGACTCGTCCACGATCGCCGTCGACGAGGCCCGCGCCGCCGCGGCGGCCGCGGTCGCGGCAGGCCATCGCGCCCTCGACGCGCCCGTCTCGGGCGGCGTCGTCGGCGCCGAGAACGGGACGCTCGCCTTCATGGTCGGCGGCGAAGACACCGACTTCGCCGAGGCGCTGCCGCTCCTGGAGGGGATGGGCCGGCGCATCGTGCACTGCGGCGGCACGGGCCTGGGCCAGGCCGCCAAGGTCTGCAACAACATGATCCTCGGCATCTCGCAGATCGCGGTGTCGGAGGCCTTCGTGATCGGCGAGCGCCTCGGGCTGTCGCACCAAGTGCTGTTCGATGTGGCGTCCAACGCCTCCGGGCAGTGCTGGGCGCTCACGACGAACTGCCCCGTTCCCGGCCCCGTGCCGACGAGCCCGGCCAACAACGACTACCGGCCCGGCTTCGCGGGCGTGCTGATGGCCAAGGACCTGAGCCTCGCCGAACAGGCGATCAGGCTCACCGGCGTGAACGCGCAGCTGGGTCTGCAGTCGAGTCGAATCTTCGCGGAGTTCGCCGACGGTCCGGGAGCCGACCAAGATTTCTCGGGCATCATCAACAGCATCCGAGCGGCAAGCGAAGAGAGAGGACGCGGATGA
- a CDS encoding enoyl-CoA hydratase/isomerase family protein → MTATPEAEAFKERRGRLGLITLNRPRAINALTHDMVRVVAGALEEWRDDPAVGAVAIVGAGERGLCAGGDVITLYDDTTKGDGLDAAAFWRDEYAMNAVISSYPKPYIAIQDGIVLGGGVGVSGHGSHRIVTERTRIGFPETTIGYIPDVGATWLLSRAPGELGTRLALSAESVGAADAILVGFADHFVPAARIPALLAALEHEEPADAIARLAADAPAGSLEAQRSWTDRAFSADTVAEILDRLHDTGADDAVALADAIAQKSPIALSVTLEAVRRARALPSLEAALVQEYRVSRHSSASHDFAEGIRAQLIDKDRNPRWAPATLSSVTDDGVAAFFAVPSDGDLVLPHRVESVSKETTA, encoded by the coding sequence ATGACCGCGACACCGGAGGCCGAGGCGTTCAAGGAGCGACGCGGACGTCTCGGGCTGATCACGCTGAACCGTCCGCGCGCCATCAACGCGCTCACGCACGACATGGTGCGCGTCGTCGCGGGGGCTCTCGAGGAGTGGCGCGACGACCCCGCCGTGGGTGCCGTCGCGATCGTCGGTGCGGGCGAACGCGGCCTGTGCGCGGGCGGCGACGTCATCACGCTGTACGACGACACGACGAAGGGCGACGGCCTCGACGCCGCGGCCTTCTGGCGCGACGAGTACGCGATGAACGCAGTGATCTCCTCGTACCCGAAGCCATACATCGCGATCCAGGACGGGATCGTCCTGGGCGGCGGCGTCGGCGTCTCCGGGCACGGCTCGCACCGCATCGTCACCGAGCGCACCAGGATCGGTTTCCCTGAGACCACGATCGGATACATCCCCGACGTCGGCGCGACGTGGCTGCTCTCGCGTGCGCCGGGAGAGCTGGGCACGCGGCTCGCTCTCTCGGCGGAGTCCGTCGGCGCCGCCGACGCGATCCTGGTCGGGTTCGCCGACCACTTCGTGCCCGCCGCGCGGATCCCCGCGCTGCTGGCGGCGCTGGAACACGAGGAGCCGGCGGACGCGATCGCGCGGCTGGCCGCCGACGCGCCTGCCGGATCGCTGGAGGCGCAGCGATCGTGGACCGACCGCGCGTTCTCGGCCGACACGGTCGCCGAGATCCTCGACCGGCTCCACGACACCGGTGCGGACGACGCCGTCGCTCTGGCCGACGCGATCGCGCAGAAGTCTCCGATCGCGCTGAGCGTCACGCTCGAGGCCGTGCGGCGCGCCCGTGCGTTGCCGAGCCTCGAGGCGGCGCTCGTGCAGGAGTACCGCGTGTCGCGCCACTCGTCGGCGTCACACGACTTCGCCGAGGGCATCCGTGCCCAGCTCATCGACAAGGACCGCAATCCACGCTGGGCACCGGCGACCCTGTCGAGCGTGACGGACGACGGCGTCGCCGCGTTCTTCGCCGTGCCGTCCGACGGCGATCTCGTCCTGCCCCATCGTGTCGAAAGCGTGTCGAAGGAGACCACTGCATGA
- a CDS encoding acyl-CoA dehydrogenase family protein: MYTMATEERAALVEAVRDFAESALAPYAAERDAEKHFPVDTLRQAGELGLGGIYVREEFGGSGLSRQDALAIFEELAKGDTAIAAYVSIHNMVVWMIDTFGDDEQRARWVPGLCAMEDLGSYCLTEPGAGSDAAALATSARRDGDEYVLTGTKQFISGAGTSAVYIVMARTGAPGPKGISAIVVPADAPGLSFGPDEKKMGWNAQPTRQVILDEVRVPVSYRLGAEGDGFGIAMKGLNGGRVNMGACSLGGAQWALNRTLTYVRERQAFGGPLAANQSVVFRLAQMETDLQAARALLQRAAEKMDARASDVAAACALAKRFATDAAFDVANAALQLHGGYGYLHEYGIERVVRDLRVHQILEGTNEIMQLIVGRALLEESR, translated from the coding sequence ATGTACACCATGGCGACGGAGGAGCGCGCGGCGCTCGTCGAGGCGGTTCGCGACTTCGCAGAGTCGGCGCTCGCGCCGTACGCCGCGGAGCGGGATGCCGAGAAGCACTTCCCGGTGGACACGCTCCGCCAGGCGGGAGAGCTGGGCCTGGGCGGCATCTACGTGCGCGAGGAGTTCGGCGGGTCCGGCCTGTCGCGGCAGGACGCCCTCGCGATCTTCGAGGAGCTCGCGAAGGGCGACACCGCGATCGCGGCGTACGTCTCGATCCACAACATGGTCGTGTGGATGATCGACACGTTCGGCGACGACGAGCAGCGCGCCCGGTGGGTCCCGGGCCTGTGCGCGATGGAGGACCTCGGCAGCTACTGCCTCACCGAGCCCGGCGCGGGATCGGACGCCGCGGCGCTCGCGACGTCGGCGCGGCGCGACGGCGACGAGTACGTCCTCACAGGCACGAAGCAGTTCATCTCCGGAGCGGGCACGTCGGCCGTCTACATCGTGATGGCGCGCACGGGCGCGCCGGGGCCCAAGGGCATCAGCGCGATCGTTGTCCCCGCCGACGCCCCAGGCCTGAGCTTCGGCCCCGACGAGAAGAAGATGGGCTGGAACGCGCAGCCCACGCGTCAGGTGATCCTCGACGAGGTGCGCGTGCCGGTCTCGTACCGGCTCGGCGCCGAGGGCGACGGGTTCGGCATCGCGATGAAGGGCCTCAACGGAGGGCGCGTCAACATGGGCGCCTGTTCGCTCGGCGGGGCGCAATGGGCGCTGAACCGCACTCTGACCTACGTGCGGGAGCGTCAGGCGTTCGGCGGGCCGCTCGCGGCGAACCAGTCGGTCGTGTTCCGCCTCGCGCAGATGGAGACCGACCTGCAGGCGGCCAGAGCGCTGCTGCAGCGCGCGGCCGAGAAGATGGACGCCAGGGCGTCCGATGTGGCCGCCGCCTGCGCCCTCGCCAAGCGGTTCGCCACGGACGCGGCGTTCGACGTCGCCAACGCGGCGCTGCAGCTGCACGGCGGATACGGCTATCTGCATGAGTACGGCATCGAGCGAGTCGTCCGCGATCTGCGCGTCCACCAGATCCTCGAGGGCACCAACGAGATCATGCAGCTCATCGTCGGGCGAGCGCTGCTGGAGGAATCACGATGA
- a CDS encoding CoA-acylating methylmalonate-semialdehyde dehydrogenase, giving the protein MASEATQPGAGVWAPNVRVLSHLIGGEHVAGASSRFGDVYDPSTGAVQAKVPLATTAEVQAAIANAEAAQVEWGAQNPQKRARVLLRFLELVAKDTKNLARLLSSEHGKTVPDAIGDIQRGVEVVEFAAGAPHLLKGEYTTGAGTGIDVYSLRQPLGVVAGITPFNFPAMIPLWKAGPALAAGNAFILKPSERDPSVPLRLAELFLEAGLPAGVLNVVNGDKEAVDAILHDDRVKAVGFVGSTPIAQYIYETAAANGKRAQCFGGAKNHMIVMPDADLDQVADALIGAGYGSAGERCMAISVAVPVGEETADALAAKLAERAKDLKVGPALGEDNDYGPLVTAEAKQRVEHYIQVGIDEGATLLADGRGHTVPGYENGFYLGPTLFDHVTPEHTIYREEIFGPVLIIARAKDYEEALSLPSTHEYGNGVSIFTRDGDTARDFAARVNTGMVGVNVPIPVPIAYHTFGGWKRSGFGDLNQHGPDAFRFYTKTKTVTSRWLSHDVREGASFVIPTMH; this is encoded by the coding sequence ATGGCCAGTGAAGCGACTCAGCCGGGCGCGGGAGTCTGGGCTCCCAACGTGCGAGTGCTCTCTCATCTCATCGGCGGCGAGCACGTCGCCGGAGCATCCAGCCGGTTCGGGGATGTCTACGACCCGAGCACCGGCGCCGTCCAGGCGAAGGTGCCGCTGGCGACGACCGCCGAGGTGCAGGCCGCGATCGCAAACGCGGAGGCCGCCCAGGTCGAATGGGGTGCGCAGAATCCGCAGAAGCGGGCACGCGTGCTGCTGAGGTTCCTCGAGCTCGTCGCGAAGGATACGAAGAACCTGGCGCGGCTGCTCTCCAGCGAGCACGGTAAGACCGTGCCGGACGCGATCGGCGACATCCAGCGGGGCGTCGAGGTTGTCGAGTTCGCCGCGGGCGCTCCGCACCTGCTGAAGGGCGAGTACACCACGGGCGCCGGGACGGGCATCGACGTGTACTCGCTGCGCCAGCCGCTCGGCGTCGTGGCCGGGATCACTCCGTTCAACTTCCCGGCGATGATCCCGCTGTGGAAGGCCGGACCTGCCCTCGCGGCCGGCAACGCGTTCATCCTGAAGCCGAGCGAGCGCGATCCCTCGGTGCCGCTGCGGCTGGCCGAGCTGTTCCTTGAGGCGGGCCTGCCTGCGGGCGTGCTGAATGTGGTCAACGGCGACAAGGAGGCCGTCGACGCGATCCTGCACGACGACCGGGTCAAGGCGGTCGGGTTCGTGGGCTCGACGCCGATCGCGCAGTACATCTACGAGACGGCCGCCGCGAACGGGAAGCGCGCGCAGTGCTTCGGCGGGGCGAAGAACCACATGATCGTCATGCCGGACGCCGACCTGGACCAGGTCGCCGACGCCCTGATCGGCGCCGGCTACGGCTCGGCGGGCGAGCGGTGCATGGCGATCTCGGTGGCCGTTCCGGTCGGCGAGGAGACCGCCGATGCGCTCGCCGCCAAGCTGGCCGAGCGGGCGAAGGATCTCAAGGTCGGTCCGGCGCTCGGTGAGGACAACGACTACGGCCCGCTCGTGACGGCCGAGGCGAAGCAGCGCGTGGAGCACTACATCCAGGTCGGCATCGACGAGGGCGCGACGCTGCTCGCCGATGGTCGCGGCCACACGGTGCCCGGCTACGAGAACGGCTTCTACCTCGGACCGACCCTGTTCGATCACGTGACCCCCGAGCACACGATCTACCGCGAGGAGATCTTCGGCCCGGTGCTGATCATCGCGCGGGCGAAAGACTACGAGGAGGCGCTGAGCCTGCCCTCGACGCACGAGTACGGCAACGGCGTGTCGATCTTCACGCGCGACGGCGACACCGCGCGCGACTTCGCGGCCCGCGTCAACACCGGAATGGTCGGCGTCAACGTGCCCATCCCCGTGCCCATCGCGTACCACACGTTCGGCGGCTGGAAGCGCTCCGGGTTCGGCGACCTGAACCAGCACGGTCCCGACGCGTTCCGCTTCTACACGAAGACCAAGACCGTGACCAGCCGCTGGCTCTCCCACGACGTCCGCGAGGGCGCCAGCTTCGTCATCCCCACGATGCACTGA
- a CDS encoding SCP2 sterol-binding domain-containing protein has translation MSAFTDTDEVYEYIGKIFEVAVAEPAFIEATKDTGLIVLLKQTNPDATILVDFPGQRVLFGEAAAGERSSVLLRMSSDNSNRFWQGRLNFTLAMAQGKVKLEGKRTLALKLLPLTAPLFDTYKKILQAADRDDLIVG, from the coding sequence ATGAGCGCGTTCACAGACACCGACGAGGTGTATGAGTACATCGGGAAGATCTTCGAAGTGGCGGTCGCAGAGCCCGCCTTCATCGAGGCGACCAAGGACACGGGGCTGATCGTCCTGCTGAAGCAGACCAACCCGGATGCCACGATCCTGGTCGACTTTCCGGGACAGCGCGTGCTCTTCGGCGAGGCCGCCGCGGGCGAGCGCTCGTCGGTTCTTCTGCGGATGTCATCCGACAACAGCAACCGTTTCTGGCAAGGCAGGCTCAACTTCACGCTCGCCATGGCGCAGGGCAAGGTCAAGCTCGAAGGAAAGCGGACGCTGGCCCTGAAGCTCCTCCCTCTCACGGCACCGCTGTTCGACACCTACAAGAAGATCCTGCAGGCGGCCGACCGCGACGACCTGATCGTCGGCTGA
- a CDS encoding acyl-CoA dehydrogenase family protein — protein sequence MFDTAHMTEAEFEAVFQKASELSELFREVGPAHDTDNTFATETIEPFKKSGLGALQIPREYGGLGGNLLHTSKVVSELSRGDSAIALSYNMHFIMVGIAGSLMSDEQRAYWFPRVAKGDIMFGPFSEQRAGFSGLADMKAVPQSDGGWKLYGKKVWGTLSEASDIVTTNATITDAHGNIPEDFQERVEAESFFIADFDVDENGQGDGVRIEKTWNALGMHATGTQTIHFEGFYVPPSGFICEWRSGAFGVLEWASLMFASIYYGMQQRILEESVEVLSKKTLGATFGAIVAAETKVANVGHIIDGVGDFASRVELSRRVLYQTCADVMNGYDDNWPLALRFPYIGLAKTFISENVLHMSKRAMSLVGGSSFKKGAIFERLYRDSAASMFQPLNGDQSQTYIGEYLLAPEDAAE from the coding sequence ATGTTCGACACCGCACACATGACCGAGGCCGAGTTCGAGGCGGTCTTCCAGAAGGCCAGCGAGCTCTCCGAACTGTTCCGTGAGGTCGGTCCGGCCCATGACACCGACAACACCTTCGCCACCGAGACGATCGAGCCCTTCAAGAAGTCGGGCCTCGGCGCCCTCCAGATCCCCCGGGAGTACGGCGGCCTCGGCGGAAACCTGCTCCACACCTCCAAGGTGGTGAGCGAGCTCTCCCGCGGCGACTCCGCGATCGCGCTGTCCTACAACATGCACTTCATCATGGTGGGCATCGCCGGCAGCCTCATGAGCGACGAGCAGCGCGCGTACTGGTTCCCGCGGGTCGCGAAGGGCGACATCATGTTCGGCCCGTTCTCCGAGCAGCGTGCCGGCTTCAGCGGTCTCGCCGATATGAAGGCCGTGCCGCAGTCCGACGGCGGCTGGAAGCTGTACGGCAAGAAGGTGTGGGGCACTCTCTCGGAGGCGTCCGACATCGTGACGACGAACGCGACGATCACGGATGCGCACGGCAACATCCCCGAGGACTTCCAGGAGCGCGTCGAGGCGGAGTCGTTCTTCATCGCGGACTTCGATGTCGACGAGAACGGGCAGGGCGACGGCGTCCGGATCGAGAAGACGTGGAACGCGCTGGGCATGCACGCGACAGGGACCCAGACGATCCACTTCGAGGGCTTCTACGTGCCGCCGTCGGGCTTCATCTGCGAGTGGCGCTCCGGCGCGTTCGGCGTGCTCGAGTGGGCGTCGCTGATGTTCGCCAGCATCTACTACGGCATGCAGCAGCGCATCCTCGAGGAGTCGGTCGAGGTGCTCTCGAAGAAGACTCTCGGCGCCACCTTCGGCGCGATCGTCGCGGCGGAGACGAAGGTCGCCAACGTCGGCCACATCATCGACGGCGTCGGCGACTTCGCCTCACGGGTCGAGCTCTCGCGGCGGGTGCTGTACCAGACCTGCGCCGACGTCATGAACGGCTATGACGACAACTGGCCTCTCGCGCTGCGCTTCCCCTACATCGGCCTGGCCAAGACCTTCATCTCCGAGAACGTGCTGCATATGAGCAAGCGCGCCATGAGCCTGGTCGGCGGATCGTCCTTCAAGAAGGGCGCGATCTTCGAGCGGCTCTACCGCGACTCGGCGGCGTCGATGTTCCAGCCGCTCAACGGGGACCAGAGCCAGACCTACATCGGCGAGTACCTCCTCGCCCCCGAGGACGCAGCCGAATGA
- the dctP gene encoding TRAP transporter substrate-binding protein DctP, translating to MSVRRRGWATLTVGVSLALALTACTAGTDAPVEDPASETDDAFADLDPITITYADQGSETASNGVAFLAFADEVTRKTGGKVTFEYFWSASLATGPELLPAASSGLADMVPTPYVYQPQELPNANWTADLLSLPEKSLPFNQVVTNIAINDLLITNDVFVDEYAAQGLKPLAANAMTPYHILCREPVDTLADAAGKRIRAAGATWVAEAEAIGMVPTSLPTTEMYEGLQRGVIDCVSINLTGLLDWGLFEVAHHLVTAPMSGSSIPLLINLDTWDSLPPAVQEVFEEAAATWLRENIKTSLAQYADAFGAGGQGAVGTDLVLHAAPEIRKALAAHQAAARDALPGSAPSSIADPAAVIRQFEDAVARWEAKLADEAGIEPIDPDLGSDAYKTALAEAAADPKLATFLDEAAAYGFTAR from the coding sequence ATGAGCGTCCGCAGACGAGGATGGGCCACGCTCACGGTCGGCGTGAGTCTCGCGCTCGCGCTGACCGCGTGCACTGCGGGCACGGACGCACCCGTGGAAGACCCGGCGTCCGAGACCGACGATGCGTTCGCCGATCTCGACCCGATCACGATCACGTACGCCGACCAGGGGAGCGAGACCGCCTCGAACGGCGTTGCGTTCCTCGCGTTCGCCGACGAGGTCACCCGCAAGACGGGCGGCAAGGTCACGTTCGAGTACTTCTGGAGCGCGTCGCTCGCGACGGGCCCGGAGCTGCTACCCGCGGCGTCGTCGGGACTGGCCGACATGGTGCCGACGCCCTACGTGTACCAGCCGCAGGAGCTGCCGAACGCGAACTGGACCGCCGACCTGCTGTCACTGCCCGAGAAGTCGCTGCCGTTCAACCAGGTCGTCACGAACATCGCGATCAACGACCTGCTGATCACGAACGACGTGTTCGTCGACGAGTACGCGGCGCAGGGCCTGAAGCCGCTCGCGGCGAACGCCATGACGCCGTACCACATCCTGTGCCGTGAGCCCGTCGACACCCTCGCCGACGCCGCCGGCAAGCGCATCCGAGCGGCCGGCGCCACGTGGGTCGCCGAGGCGGAGGCGATCGGGATGGTCCCGACCTCGCTGCCGACGACCGAGATGTACGAGGGTCTGCAGCGCGGCGTCATCGATTGCGTGAGCATCAACCTCACCGGCCTGCTCGACTGGGGCCTGTTCGAGGTCGCGCACCACCTCGTGACCGCGCCGATGTCGGGCAGCTCGATCCCGCTGCTGATCAACCTGGACACGTGGGACTCGCTGCCGCCCGCCGTGCAGGAGGTGTTCGAGGAGGCGGCCGCGACGTGGCTGCGCGAGAACATCAAGACGAGCCTCGCCCAGTACGCCGACGCGTTCGGCGCGGGCGGCCAGGGAGCGGTCGGCACCGATCTCGTGCTGCACGCCGCGCCGGAGATCCGCAAGGCACTCGCGGCGCACCAGGCGGCCGCGAGGGACGCTCTGCCCGGCTCCGCACCGTCGTCGATCGCGGACCCCGCGGCCGTCATCAGGCAGTTCGAGGATGCCGTCGCCCGCTGGGAGGCCAAGCTGGCCGACGAGGCCGGCATCGAGCCGATCGACCCCGACCTCGGCTCCGACGCCTACAAGACGGCGCTCGCCGAGGCGGCGGCGGATCCGAAGCTGGCCACATTCCTGGACGAGGCCGCGGCATACGGCTTCACGGCCAGATGA
- a CDS encoding TRAP transporter small permease subunit, giving the protein MRTLRTAAATGIERTSEALGVVAAAALGILMLHVVVDVIGRALWGRPLPATLEIAQYWWMPLLVFLAMAGTQRRDENIRVTLLIEGLPPRARRVADVVGLALLALVTALLLAAQTSDALHAAAIGEASLGSSVPVPIWPVKLLVLLGLAALLAQTVLGIVRALARTDDIVRADDIEHLLADGDPS; this is encoded by the coding sequence ATGAGAACCCTCCGCACAGCCGCAGCGACCGGCATCGAGCGCACCTCCGAGGCGCTCGGTGTCGTCGCCGCGGCGGCGCTCGGCATCCTGATGCTGCACGTCGTCGTCGACGTGATCGGTCGCGCGCTGTGGGGCAGGCCGCTGCCGGCGACGCTCGAGATCGCACAGTACTGGTGGATGCCGCTGCTCGTCTTCCTCGCGATGGCGGGCACGCAGCGACGCGACGAGAACATCCGCGTCACGCTCCTGATCGAGGGGCTCCCGCCCCGCGCACGCCGCGTCGCCGATGTCGTGGGGCTCGCGCTCCTCGCGCTCGTCACGGCCCTGCTCCTGGCGGCGCAGACGTCCGACGCCCTGCACGCGGCGGCGATCGGCGAGGCGTCGCTCGGCTCGTCGGTTCCCGTGCCGATCTGGCCTGTCAAGCTCCTCGTCCTGCTCGGCCTCGCCGCGCTCCTGGCGCAGACGGTGCTGGGCATCGTCCGCGCGCTCGCGCGCACCGACGACATCGTGCGCGCCGACGACATCGAGCATCTCCTCGCCGACGGAGATCCGTCGTGA